In Deltaproteobacteria bacterium, the following are encoded in one genomic region:
- a CDS encoding HAMP domain-containing protein — protein MTFTLKQKLLLAFLSLNILMVLGGGVALYQFARLHSHVGQTTTAAVHQLQIAEELLQDTDLIRYHGHRFMDLGGSEDRRETLSRLDTLNEKLQAAKGRAANESSTSSLFSELRTIAHTYRQQFDLNTARIDERIVKQMSILKDVETIETLLRQLFSAHPGRNEVVQPFLFFMTAQLHLNTYFYSFDDQDLLEVSRSLDIVENFLNGKMPFLTAALEETRANASLEVNKFVSTLTHFHFVAHQARREEKDHLALLPEQMRLQATNIATASWATLQSMISDVAQQTSRSRWLMIVVLCGSLGLGVTLPFFFTQSITRPIAEMARAANKLAVGDIDQVITYRSGDEIGMLASSFQRLVEYIRGVANAADQISRGDLTVSIRPHSSHDVLSLSFQRMVTNLHTMNSRMQEGATILASAIHNIMTLASQVTTNVSEAASAVTQMSATAEETKQSAYIVEQRANEVSGSTQLTVQISQRGRQAVEDAIAGMHRVREQMESIAQSVVALSEQSQAISAIITSVSELAEQSNLLSVNAAIEAAKAGEQGKGFGVVAQEVKHLAAQSKTATTQVRVLLGEIQQAVATAITVTEQGAKAAETGVKQSIDAGESIRALSQSIVEAAQAMTQIAATSHQQLIGMDQVVLAIESIRQAATQNTDGMKRIDHESRNLYVVGSTLKELTEQYRTAVTEK, from the coding sequence ATGACGTTTACGCTGAAACAAAAATTACTGTTGGCGTTCCTGTCTCTTAACATCTTGATGGTCTTGGGCGGTGGCGTTGCACTTTACCAGTTCGCACGCTTGCATTCACATGTCGGACAAACGACAACAGCAGCGGTTCACCAGCTCCAAATCGCCGAGGAATTGCTCCAGGATACTGATTTGATTCGTTATCACGGGCATCGCTTCATGGATCTTGGCGGGTCAGAGGATCGCAGGGAAACGCTCTCGCGGCTCGATACACTGAACGAAAAACTCCAAGCAGCGAAGGGCCGTGCAGCCAACGAATCAAGTACCAGTTCGTTGTTCTCAGAGCTGCGAACCATCGCCCATACCTACCGTCAGCAGTTTGACCTCAATACCGCACGCATTGATGAGCGCATCGTCAAACAGATGAGCATCTTGAAAGATGTCGAGACGATTGAAACGCTGCTACGGCAATTGTTTTCTGCTCACCCCGGCCGTAATGAAGTGGTGCAGCCATTTCTGTTTTTCATGACCGCTCAATTACATCTCAACACATACTTTTACTCGTTCGACGACCAGGATCTGCTGGAAGTCTCTCGGAGCCTCGATATTGTCGAGAATTTTCTCAACGGCAAAATGCCCTTTCTCACCGCGGCTCTAGAAGAGACTCGCGCGAATGCCTCCCTTGAAGTCAATAAATTCGTGTCAACCCTGACACATTTTCATTTCGTCGCCCACCAAGCCCGCCGCGAAGAAAAAGACCACCTCGCCCTCCTTCCCGAACAGATGCGGCTACAAGCAACCAACATAGCCACCGCGAGCTGGGCCACGTTGCAAAGTATGATCTCCGATGTTGCCCAGCAAACAAGTCGTTCGCGTTGGTTGATGATCGTCGTCTTGTGTGGGAGCCTTGGACTCGGAGTTACCCTTCCCTTCTTCTTTACCCAGAGTATTACGCGGCCCATTGCCGAAATGGCCCGTGCAGCCAACAAACTCGCCGTCGGCGATATTGATCAAGTGATTACCTATCGCTCAGGAGACGAGATTGGCATGCTGGCGTCATCGTTTCAGCGACTGGTTGAGTACATTCGCGGTGTTGCCAACGCCGCAGACCAGATTAGCCGTGGAGATCTCACTGTTAGTATCCGTCCGCATTCTTCCCACGATGTACTCTCGCTCAGCTTCCAGCGTATGGTCACAAATCTGCATACGATGAATAGTCGCATGCAGGAAGGAGCAACGATTCTCGCCTCGGCCATTCACAATATCATGACACTTGCCTCACAGGTCACAACCAACGTCTCCGAGGCAGCCAGTGCCGTCACACAAATGTCCGCCACCGCCGAGGAAACGAAACAGAGTGCGTACATAGTCGAGCAGCGCGCCAATGAGGTCTCCGGCAGCACGCAGCTCACCGTGCAGATTTCACAGCGTGGGCGACAGGCAGTCGAAGATGCCATTGCCGGTATGCATCGGGTGCGCGAACAAATGGAATCGATCGCCCAGAGTGTCGTCGCTTTGAGTGAACAGAGCCAAGCGATCAGTGCCATCATCACGTCCGTGAGCGAACTCGCCGAGCAATCCAATCTCTTATCAGTCAATGCCGCGATTGAAGCCGCCAAAGCCGGGGAGCAAGGGAAAGGCTTCGGAGTCGTCGCACAGGAAGTGAAGCACCTCGCCGCACAATCCAAGACCGCAACGACACAGGTGCGCGTGCTGTTGGGTGAGATTCAACAAGCAGTCGCCACCGCTATCACGGTCACCGAACAAGGAGCAAAAGCCGCCGAGACGGGGGTGAAACAGTCCATTGACGCCGGAGAGTCCATTCGCGCCCTTTCACAAAGTATTGTCGAAGCAGCACAAGCCATGACGCAAATCGCCGCCACCAGTCACCAGCAGTTGATAGGCATGGATCAAGTCGTCTTGGCAATCGAAAGCATCCGCCAGGCAGCCACACAGAATACCGACGGAATGAAACGCATCGACCATGAATCGCGGAACCTCTATGTCGTCGGCTCCACGCTCAAAGAGCTGACGGAACAGTACAGAACCGCCGTTACGGAGAAGTAA